The following proteins come from a genomic window of Chloroflexota bacterium:
- the nuoF gene encoding NADH-quinone oxidoreductase subunit NuoF: MSEFTTLQKESSAAWDALVSGDKPLITIGNATCGRSAGSIGVMEAIQAEAIENDLDCNIIEVGCIGLCYLEPIVSIQKPGQPMVVFGNVTAKQAPKLVADYLLDEQIPPKLVLGTIGEETIPDVPKLFELPVLKPQVRRALKRCGFIDPTDVGHYFANNGYSGLTKAIEIGPEGVLEEVKQSGLRGRGGGGFPTWRKWRFCRDTESDQKYLICNADEGDPGAFMNRSLIEGDPHALIEGMIISGFALGASMGYIYCRAEYPLALERLRLAIGQAEEQGLLGKNILGSGFNFKIKIKEGAGAFVCGEETALIQSIEGQRGMPTMRPPFPAVSGLWGKPTIINNVESLACVSLILQNGADWFTEYGTEKSTGTKTIALVGKVKNTGLVEVPMGTTLRKLVFDIGGGIAGEGKFKAVQTGGPSGGCVPEALLDIPVDYDSLNEAGTIMGSGGVVVMDEKTCMVDFARYFLDFAEKESCGKCVPCRLGTKQMLTILEDIVAGRGKPEDIDLLEELGEAVKAGSLCGLGQTAPNPVLTTLRYFREEYEAHIFGKACPAKQCKALISYNILESCVGCGLCLRNCSAKAISGEPKKLHVIDQEICHQCGVCYEVCPPKVFSVEIRTGELELVDA; this comes from the coding sequence ATGAGTGAATTCACCACCCTTCAAAAAGAATCTTCAGCAGCCTGGGATGCGCTCGTTTCAGGTGATAAGCCCTTGATTACGATTGGCAACGCCACTTGCGGACGCTCGGCTGGTTCCATTGGCGTGATGGAAGCCATCCAAGCAGAAGCCATCGAAAACGACCTGGATTGCAACATTATCGAAGTTGGCTGTATCGGCTTATGCTATCTGGAGCCGATTGTTAGCATTCAGAAACCGGGACAACCGATGGTGGTGTTCGGCAATGTGACGGCCAAACAAGCCCCAAAGCTGGTTGCCGATTATTTGCTGGACGAGCAGATTCCCCCGAAGCTGGTTCTCGGAACCATTGGCGAAGAAACTATTCCCGATGTGCCCAAACTTTTCGAGCTGCCGGTGCTGAAGCCCCAGGTGCGTCGGGCGCTAAAGCGCTGCGGCTTCATCGACCCCACCGACGTAGGACACTACTTCGCCAACAACGGCTACTCCGGCCTGACTAAAGCAATAGAAATTGGCCCCGAAGGTGTGCTGGAAGAAGTCAAGCAATCCGGCCTGCGCGGGCGCGGCGGCGGTGGCTTCCCCACCTGGCGCAAATGGCGCTTCTGCCGCGATACAGAAAGTGACCAGAAATATCTCATTTGCAACGCCGACGAAGGCGACCCTGGCGCATTTATGAACCGCTCACTCATCGAGGGCGATCCCCATGCGCTGATCGAAGGCATGATTATCTCCGGGTTCGCATTGGGGGCTTCGATGGGTTATATCTACTGCCGCGCTGAGTATCCCCTGGCGCTGGAGCGATTGCGTTTGGCGATCGGACAAGCTGAAGAACAGGGCTTGCTGGGCAAGAATATCCTCGGTTCCGGTTTCAACTTCAAAATCAAAATCAAAGAAGGCGCGGGAGCCTTTGTTTGTGGTGAGGAAACCGCGCTGATCCAATCTATCGAGGGACAACGCGGCATGCCCACTATGCGCCCCCCCTTCCCGGCTGTTTCCGGGTTGTGGGGCAAGCCGACCATTATTAACAATGTTGAATCGTTGGCCTGTGTGAGTCTGATTTTGCAAAATGGCGCCGACTGGTTCACCGAATACGGCACCGAGAAAAGCACTGGCACCAAAACCATTGCCCTGGTGGGTAAAGTCAAGAACACCGGGCTGGTCGAAGTGCCGATGGGCACCACCTTGCGGAAACTGGTCTTTGACATTGGCGGCGGAATAGCAGGGGAAGGGAAATTCAAAGCCGTGCAGACCGGCGGTCCCTCGGGTGGCTGTGTGCCCGAAGCGCTGCTGGATATCCCCGTGGATTATGACTCGCTCAACGAAGCCGGGACGATTATGGGTTCCGGTGGCGTGGTCGTCATGGACGAGAAGACCTGCATGGTCGATTTCGCCCGTTACTTCCTGGATTTCGCCGAAAAAGAATCCTGCGGCAAGTGCGTGCCCTGTCGTCTGGGCACCAAGCAGATGCTCACTATTTTGGAGGACATCGTCGCGGGACGCGGAAAACCCGAGGATATAGATTTACTGGAAGAACTAGGCGAAGCCGTAAAAGCAGGTTCCCTGTGCGGGTTGGGGCAAACCGCACCAAATCCGGTTTTGACAACGCTGCGCTACTTCCGCGAAGAATACGAAGCGCATATCTTCGGCAAAGCCTGCCCCGCCAAACAATGTAAAGCTTTGATCAGCTACAATATTCTGGAAAGCTGTGTGGGCTGCGGCTTATGCCTGCGGAATTGTTCCGCAAAAGCGATCAGCGGTGAGCCGAAAAAACTGCACGTTATTGACCAGGAAATTTGTCATCAATGCGGCGTGTGCTACGAAGTATGCCCGCCGAAAGTTTTCTCGGTGGAAATCCGCACCGGCGAATTGGAGTTAGTTGATGCCTAG
- the nuoE gene encoding NADH-quinone oxidoreductase subunit NuoE — protein MEESMQTILSSYAGKKEELIPILQNVQDAFSYIPEHSMTEIARFTGIPESQVYGVATFYAQFRFTPRGKKHCMVCRGTACHVNGAPRILEEIEEAIGIKEGETTADLAYSLETVACIGACSLAPAVMINDTVEAKLDPKKVRKLFGREV, from the coding sequence ATGGAAGAATCGATGCAAACCATTTTGTCATCCTATGCGGGGAAAAAGGAGGAGCTTATCCCGATCCTCCAAAATGTTCAGGATGCTTTTAGTTATATTCCCGAACACTCGATGACCGAGATCGCTCGTTTCACCGGCATTCCCGAAAGTCAGGTCTATGGGGTAGCTACTTTTTATGCGCAGTTCCGTTTCACCCCCCGCGGTAAAAAACACTGCATGGTATGCCGCGGAACGGCTTGCCACGTAAACGGCGCACCGCGCATCCTGGAAGAGATTGAAGAAGCCATCGGTATCAAAGAAGGCGAAACCACCGCAGACCTGGCCTATTCGCTGGAAACTGTGGCTTGCATTGGCGCTTGTAGTCTGGCCCCGGCGGTAATGATCAACGACACCGTAGAAGCCAAGCTGGACCCCAAGAAAGTGCGCAAACTCTTCGGGAGGGAAGTCTAA
- a CDS encoding cupin domain-containing protein, which produces MVADEKKSQQISSSEIITIRPTATTMTRQHLPNFVGISQENAGSTGISMNLVVIPAGGAAKPHIHKGYETAIYMVKGRVETFYGEGLGKSVIHEAGDFIFIPADVPHQPVNLSDKEPAHAIVARNDPNEQESVMPYNIPASD; this is translated from the coding sequence ATGGTAGCAGATGAGAAAAAATCACAGCAAATTTCTTCCTCGGAAATAATCACTATCCGACCAACGGCCACAACTATGACGCGTCAGCACTTGCCAAATTTTGTTGGGATCTCCCAGGAAAATGCAGGATCAACTGGTATTTCGATGAATCTAGTCGTCATCCCGGCAGGCGGCGCTGCTAAACCCCATATCCATAAAGGTTATGAAACAGCCATCTATATGGTCAAGGGTAGAGTTGAAACATTCTATGGAGAGGGGTTGGGCAAATCAGTAATACATGAGGCGGGTGATTTTATCTTTATCCCTGCGGATGTTCCTCACCAGCCGGTAAATTTAAGTGATAAAGAACCTGCTCATGCAATCGTTGCCCGAAACGATCCAAATGAACAAGAAAGTGTTATGCCGTACAATATCCCCGCCAGCGATTAA
- a CDS encoding 2Fe-2S iron-sulfur cluster binding domain-containing protein: MTDEYIQLTIDGTPISVPAGTTILEAARDASIDIPVLCYFAHTTANGLCRLCVVEVEGARGLQAACVAAAHDGAVVRTRSDDVDRARRTILEMLASTVDISESPELQEMVVEYECFPERFDSGKKRQPAIIDDNPVYLRDYSQCVLCWRCVQVCADDAQFTYALNFSGRGFETQIATFFDKPLTETTCVFCGNCIGVCPTGALKAKREYLVEQGVAPEKILEFTRLKGKRRGAQQSNAASPD, encoded by the coding sequence ATGACAGACGAATACATTCAACTCACCATTGATGGCACCCCGATCAGCGTTCCCGCGGGAACAACGATCTTAGAAGCTGCGCGCGACGCGAGCATTGATATTCCTGTACTGTGTTATTTTGCCCACACCACCGCCAACGGGCTATGTCGTTTGTGTGTGGTCGAAGTGGAAGGGGCGCGCGGCCTGCAAGCCGCTTGCGTGGCTGCTGCTCACGATGGTGCCGTAGTGCGCACGCGCTCTGACGATGTGGACCGCGCCCGGCGCACAATTCTTGAAATGTTGGCCTCCACCGTGGATATCTCCGAAAGCCCTGAATTGCAGGAGATGGTCGTCGAATACGAGTGTTTCCCTGAGCGATTCGATAGCGGCAAAAAACGCCAACCGGCAATCATTGATGACAACCCGGTTTATCTGCGCGACTACTCCCAGTGCGTGTTGTGCTGGCGCTGCGTACAGGTTTGCGCCGATGATGCGCAATTTACCTATGCGCTCAATTTCAGCGGACGCGGCTTCGAGACACAGATCGCCACCTTCTTCGATAAACCGCTCACCGAGACCACCTGCGTCTTCTGCGGCAATTGCATCGGTGTTTGTCCAACGGGGGCTTTGAAGGCCAAACGCGAATATCTCGTAGAACAAGGCGTGGCACCGGAGAAGATTCTGGAGTTCACACGTCTAAAAGGGAAAAGAAGAGGTGCTCAACAATCCAACGCGGCAAGCCCGGACTAG
- the fdhD gene encoding formate dehydrogenase accessory sulfurtransferase FdhD yields the protein MNNTGTFQTSWHEYRGEWTHVEGEIIDEALITIYVNGAELATIMATPCQQDALALGFLKNESIIENLAEVEIVHISKLGCCVDVWLNHAFQKPERVIVTSGCGGGVTFSDPRLGLEPIASSAQTNPEVLREQFRKLQPPNSLYARSRGVHAAGLLDMEREVLLVVVEDVGRHNTIDKVAGLCLRDGIDSRGKALLVTGRISSEMLRKAARMGCPLVASRTSPTSISVEMARAWNITLVGYVRSGRLRVYSNPERLGDWRDNTGSELNDN from the coding sequence ATGAATAACACCGGCACCTTCCAAACTTCCTGGCACGAATACCGCGGCGAATGGACACATGTCGAGGGTGAGATCATCGATGAAGCGCTAATTACAATCTATGTCAACGGCGCTGAACTGGCGACCATCATGGCGACGCCCTGCCAGCAAGATGCGCTGGCATTGGGTTTCCTGAAGAATGAGTCCATCATCGAGAATCTTGCCGAAGTTGAAATTGTGCATATCAGCAAGCTGGGTTGCTGCGTAGATGTTTGGCTTAATCATGCCTTCCAGAAGCCGGAACGTGTCATTGTAACCAGTGGTTGTGGCGGCGGGGTTACGTTTAGCGATCCCCGCCTGGGGCTTGAGCCCATTGCCAGTTCGGCACAGACCAACCCTGAGGTCTTGCGCGAGCAATTCCGTAAATTACAGCCGCCCAACAGTTTATACGCCCGCTCGCGCGGCGTACATGCTGCCGGTCTGCTCGATATGGAACGCGAAGTTTTGCTCGTAGTCGTCGAAGATGTAGGCCGCCATAACACCATTGATAAAGTGGCCGGGTTGTGTCTCCGAGATGGCATTGATTCTCGCGGCAAGGCGCTATTAGTGACAGGCCGTATTTCATCCGAAATGCTGCGCAAAGCCGCCCGCATGGGCTGTCCGCTGGTGGCTTCGCGTACTTCGCCAACGTCAATTTCCGTCGAGATGGCGCGCGCCTGGAATATCACGCTGGTTGGTTATGTGCGTTCTGGCCGCTTGCGGGTGTATAGCAATCCAGAGCGCCTGGGAGATTGGCGAGACAATACAGGAAGCGAACTCAATGACAATTGA
- a CDS encoding NADH-quinone oxidoreductase subunit E, producing the protein MTSTPLNLAPLKPILEKHAPGGRVNLLPALWEAQNQYGHISEPIAAAIGKALKVPLADIYGVIEFYTMFYKEPVGDTVVRICVSPMCTQKGSEIILDAVCEHFGIQPGETTADGKYTLEAVECLGLCDHAPAALVGEVPTALRVGSDPQSWIQSPEPAPLGTLEGDPRWLLGGCGSVDPLDIADFESCGGFLGMKNALNMPPTAVVETLTQSGLVGRGGAAFPTGLKWKFTAEAEGSPKYIVCNADESEPGTFKDRVLMEGYPYSVVEGMVIAGYAVGAHKGYLYIRGEYFRATKVMQTAIERARQNGYLGANIWGKGFDFEIEIRSGAGAYVCGEETALFESIEGKRGFPRLKPPYPVTHGLFGKPTDINNIETLSAASWILAYGADYFKMTGTEKSTGTKIFCISGDVARPGVYEYPLGTTLGELIEHAGGVTGELHGVLIGGAAGTFASPDELGLVMSFEGLAENKYFLGSGVINVINTTRDMKAIVYSLAHFFAHESCGKCFPCQLGTQKQLEILDKVVDEAVTLDDMARLEDVGFTMAKASICGVGHMASTAILSAYKKWPEIFIVD; encoded by the coding sequence ATGACTTCTACGCCCCTCAATCTCGCCCCCCTCAAGCCGATTCTTGAAAAACACGCCCCCGGCGGGCGCGTCAACCTGCTGCCCGCATTGTGGGAGGCCCAAAATCAATACGGCCATATCTCTGAGCCAATCGCCGCCGCCATTGGCAAAGCCCTCAAAGTGCCGCTTGCTGATATTTACGGCGTGATCGAGTTTTACACCATGTTCTACAAAGAACCCGTTGGCGATACCGTGGTGCGCATCTGCGTTAGCCCGATGTGTACGCAAAAGGGCAGCGAGATCATCCTCGACGCGGTGTGTGAGCATTTTGGTATTCAACCCGGAGAAACGACTGCGGATGGAAAATATACGCTTGAAGCCGTGGAATGTTTGGGACTCTGCGACCACGCGCCCGCGGCCCTGGTAGGGGAAGTTCCGACCGCGCTCCGTGTGGGATCGGATCCCCAAAGCTGGATTCAATCCCCGGAGCCTGCCCCGCTAGGCACCCTCGAAGGGGATCCGCGTTGGCTGTTGGGGGGTTGTGGCTCGGTAGACCCGCTCGACATCGCCGACTTTGAAAGCTGTGGCGGTTTCCTCGGGATGAAGAACGCCTTGAATATGCCTCCCACCGCCGTGGTCGAAACGCTAACCCAGTCCGGGCTGGTAGGGCGCGGGGGCGCAGCCTTCCCCACCGGGCTAAAGTGGAAGTTCACTGCCGAGGCCGAAGGGTCCCCTAAATATATTGTCTGCAACGCCGACGAATCGGAACCTGGCACCTTTAAAGACCGCGTCCTGATGGAAGGCTACCCCTACTCGGTTGTAGAAGGCATGGTCATCGCCGGGTATGCTGTGGGGGCGCATAAAGGTTATTTGTATATCCGCGGCGAGTATTTCAGAGCCACAAAAGTGATGCAAACTGCCATCGAGCGGGCGCGGCAAAACGGGTATTTGGGCGCAAATATTTGGGGAAAAGGCTTCGACTTTGAGATTGAAATTCGCTCCGGCGCGGGGGCTTATGTGTGCGGCGAAGAGACAGCATTATTTGAATCGATTGAGGGCAAACGCGGCTTCCCGCGCCTGAAACCGCCCTACCCCGTGACTCACGGCTTGTTCGGTAAACCCACCGACATTAACAATATTGAAACCCTTTCCGCCGCCTCATGGATATTGGCCTACGGTGCCGACTATTTCAAGATGACGGGTACCGAAAAATCAACCGGCACGAAAATTTTCTGCATTTCGGGCGACGTGGCCCGCCCCGGTGTCTACGAATATCCGCTGGGAACTACGCTGGGGGAGTTGATTGAACACGCCGGGGGCGTTACCGGCGAGTTGCACGGCGTACTCATTGGCGGTGCCGCCGGAACCTTTGCTAGCCCTGATGAATTAGGTTTAGTAATGAGCTTTGAAGGTTTGGCCGAGAATAAATATTTCCTGGGGTCAGGTGTAATCAATGTGATTAACACCACGCGTGATATGAAGGCCATTGTTTACAGTCTGGCGCATTTTTTCGCCCATGAGTCTTGCGGAAAATGTTTCCCATGCCAATTAGGTACGCAGAAGCAACTTGAAATTCTTGATAAAGTCGTTGATGAGGCTGTCACCCTCGATGATATGGCGCGGCTGGAAGATGTCGGCTTTACGATGGCGAAAGCCTCCATTTGTGGTGTTGGGCACATGGCCTCCACGGCGATTCTCTCAGCATATAAAAAATGGCCGGAGATATTTATTGTAGATTGA
- a CDS encoding formate--tetrahydrofolate ligase has translation MSRYRNAKIDFEPIHLELLEPVPSDIDIAQAQQPNIKNVAKIAEEVGILPSELELYGNHKAKVRLDILDRLKDVPDGKYIDVTAITPTPLGEGKSTTMVGLSEALGAHLGKNVFTAIRQPSQGPTFGIKGGAAGGGYSQVVPMEDFNLHLTGDIHAITAANNLLAAAIDTRMYHESRQSDEALFRRLCPTAKDGSRRFALPMLKRLKKLGINKTDPNDLTPEEVSRFVRLDIDPETLTWRRVVDINDRMLRGITIGQGPKESGFTRETGYDITVASEIMAILALTTDLADMRERFGRIVIATSKAGEAITAEDIGAAGAMTVLMKDAIMPTMMQTLEGTPAFVHAGPFANIAHGNSSIIADRIALKLADYVVTESGFGADIGMEKFFNIKCRYSGLVPSCVVLVATVRALKMHGGGPKVVAGAPLAPEYVEENLELLAAGLPNLEAHIENAKRFGIPVVVAVNSFKDDTLAEVELVRKGAIAAGAEDAVVSRHWMEGGKGAKDLAEAVVAACEKPSDFKFLYPLEGTSIKDKIEVICKEIYGADGVEYSEEAEKKIALYTKLGFDELPMCMAKTHLSISHDPLLKGRPTGFTVPIRDIRASVGAGFLYPLLGEMSTMPGLPTRPVYYDVDLDLETGQVTGLF, from the coding sequence ATGTCTCGATACAGAAACGCCAAGATTGATTTTGAACCCATTCACCTTGAACTGCTTGAACCCGTCCCATCGGATATTGATATTGCTCAGGCCCAGCAACCCAACATCAAAAATGTTGCCAAAATCGCAGAAGAAGTAGGTATTCTTCCCAGTGAGCTGGAACTTTACGGCAATCATAAAGCTAAAGTCCGCCTGGACATTTTGGATCGTCTGAAAGATGTTCCCGATGGCAAATATATTGACGTGACCGCCATCACCCCGACTCCGCTCGGGGAGGGCAAATCCACCACGATGGTGGGACTCAGCGAAGCGCTGGGCGCTCACTTAGGTAAGAATGTCTTCACAGCGATTCGCCAACCCTCCCAGGGGCCGACCTTCGGCATCAAGGGTGGCGCGGCCGGTGGCGGCTACAGCCAGGTTGTACCGATGGAAGATTTCAACCTGCACCTGACGGGCGACATCCATGCCATCACTGCAGCGAACAACCTGCTCGCCGCTGCCATTGACACCCGCATGTACCACGAATCCCGCCAGAGCGACGAAGCCCTCTTCCGCCGCCTGTGCCCCACCGCCAAAGATGGCAGCCGCCGCTTCGCCCTGCCGATGCTCAAACGCCTGAAAAAACTGGGCATTAACAAAACCGACCCCAATGATTTAACTCCCGAAGAAGTCTCCCGTTTCGTGCGCCTTGATATTGATCCCGAAACCCTGACCTGGCGGCGTGTGGTAGACATCAACGACCGCATGTTGCGCGGCATCACCATCGGGCAAGGCCCCAAAGAAAGCGGCTTCACCCGCGAAACTGGCTATGACATCACAGTTGCCAGCGAAATTATGGCGATTTTGGCCCTGACCACCGACCTGGCCGATATGCGCGAACGTTTTGGCCGCATTGTTATCGCCACCAGTAAAGCGGGCGAAGCCATCACCGCTGAAGACATCGGTGCCGCCGGTGCCATGACTGTCCTGATGAAGGATGCCATCATGCCCACCATGATGCAGACCCTTGAAGGCACGCCTGCCTTCGTCCACGCTGGCCCGTTTGCCAATATTGCCCACGGCAACAGCTCCATCATCGCCGACCGCATCGCCCTGAAACTGGCCGACTATGTGGTCACCGAATCGGGCTTTGGCGCCGATATTGGCATGGAAAAATTCTTCAACATCAAATGCCGCTATTCTGGATTAGTCCCCAGCTGTGTGGTATTGGTTGCAACCGTGCGCGCCCTCAAGATGCACGGCGGTGGCCCCAAAGTTGTTGCTGGCGCACCGCTGGCCCCCGAATACGTCGAAGAGAATCTCGAACTCCTCGCAGCCGGTTTGCCCAACCTGGAAGCGCATATTGAAAACGCCAAGCGTTTCGGCATCCCCGTGGTCGTAGCTGTCAATAGCTTCAAAGATGATACCCTCGCCGAGGTGGAACTGGTGCGCAAAGGCGCTATCGCCGCCGGCGCCGAAGATGCGGTTGTCTCTCGCCACTGGATGGAGGGCGGTAAAGGCGCCAAGGACCTGGCCGAAGCTGTTGTGGCCGCCTGCGAAAAACCCAGTGATTTCAAGTTCCTCTATCCGCTCGAGGGCACCTCAATCAAAGACAAAATTGAAGTCATCTGCAAAGAAATCTACGGAGCCGATGGCGTTGAATACTCCGAAGAAGCCGAAAAGAAAATTGCGCTTTACACCAAGCTGGGCTTTGACGAATTACCCATGTGTATGGCAAAAACACACCTGAGCATCAGCCACGATCCGCTGCTCAAGGGCCGCCCCACGGGCTTCACCGTGCCGATCCGCGACATCCGCGCCTCGGTTGGGGCCGGGTTCCTCTACCCGCTGCTGGGCGAAATGAGCACCATGCCCGGCCTGCCCACCCGCCCCGTGTATTACGACGTTGATCTCGACCTCGAAACCGGGCAGGTTACCGGCCTATTCTAA
- the folD gene encoding bifunctional methylenetetrahydrofolate dehydrogenase/methenyltetrahydrofolate cyclohydrolase FolD, with protein MTAKLIDGKAIAKKVREQAAADVADMVAKGYARPGLVTVLVGADPASEVYVGMKQRMCKKLGMESFSHTLPADSSQEEVEALVHQLNEDPKVNGILVQLPLPGHLDDEAVLKAISPEKDIDGFHPLNMGRLAQKGREPLFVPCTPDGCIYLLDEVGVKMEGANAVVLGRSNIVGMPAALLLVKRNATVTICHSRTKNLADVCRQADILIAAVGRVEMVKKDWVKPGAAVIDVGTHRIEDDTKEKGYYLTGDVAFDEVSEVAGWISPSPGGVGPMTIAMLMRNTVRAAQIANGLVEV; from the coding sequence ATGACAGCAAAATTGATTGACGGCAAAGCCATCGCTAAAAAAGTGCGCGAGCAAGCCGCCGCAGATGTAGCCGATATGGTCGCAAAAGGATACGCTCGCCCAGGGTTGGTTACTGTTCTCGTTGGGGCAGACCCTGCCTCCGAGGTGTATGTCGGCATGAAACAGCGCATGTGCAAAAAATTAGGGATGGAATCATTCAGCCACACGCTGCCCGCCGATTCATCACAGGAAGAAGTCGAAGCCCTGGTACACCAACTCAACGAAGACCCGAAGGTGAACGGCATTTTGGTGCAATTACCTCTCCCCGGACATCTGGATGACGAAGCTGTTTTGAAAGCGATCAGCCCCGAGAAAGATATTGACGGTTTCCACCCCCTCAATATGGGTCGTTTGGCCCAGAAGGGCCGCGAACCCCTGTTTGTTCCCTGCACCCCCGATGGCTGTATCTACCTCCTCGATGAAGTCGGCGTGAAAATGGAAGGCGCCAATGCCGTCGTGCTGGGTCGCTCCAATATTGTAGGCATGCCCGCCGCCCTGTTGCTCGTCAAGCGCAATGCCACAGTTACCATTTGCCACTCCCGCACCAAGAATCTGGCCGATGTTTGCCGCCAGGCCGATATTCTCATCGCTGCGGTTGGTCGTGTTGAGATGGTCAAGAAAGACTGGGTCAAACCCGGCGCCGCCGTGATCGATGTGGGTACCCATCGCATTGAGGATGACACCAAAGAGAAAGGCTACTATCTGACTGGCGATGTGGCCTTCGACGAAGTCAGCGAAGTCGCGGGCTGGATTTCCCCCTCCCCTGGCGGCGTTGGCCCGATGACGATTGCCATGCTAATGCGCAACACTGTTCGTGCCGCGCAGATTGCCAACGGATTAGTCGAAGTTTAG
- a CDS encoding Lrp/AsnC family transcriptional regulator has protein sequence MNDLDDLDKAILRLLQKDACMSNINLAKTLDLSPSSTHARVKRLEKDGYIDQRLTVLNREKLGFDMLCFINVSLQTHHIDEIKDFRRVVQIMPEVLECHHVTGKFDYILKVAVPNRVALQQFVLEKLTPLPYIATIQTSLIFEEVKFTTALPLE, from the coding sequence ATGAACGATTTAGATGATCTTGACAAAGCAATTCTTCGGTTGCTCCAGAAAGATGCTTGCATGAGCAATATTAATCTGGCGAAGACGCTCGATTTATCGCCATCTTCTACCCACGCACGGGTAAAACGGCTGGAAAAAGATGGCTACATTGATCAGCGCCTGACCGTATTAAACCGCGAAAAACTGGGGTTTGATATGCTGTGCTTTATCAATGTGAGTTTGCAAACCCACCATATTGATGAGATTAAAGATTTCCGCCGCGTCGTTCAGATCATGCCAGAAGTGCTGGAATGTCATCATGTCACTGGCAAGTTTGACTATATATTGAAAGTGGCCGTGCCAAACCGGGTTGCGTTGCAACAATTTGTTCTCGAAAAGCTTACTCCCCTCCCTTATATTGCCACGATCCAAACCAGTCTTATTTTTGAAGAAGTGAAATTTACAACAGCCTTGCCGCTGGAGTAA
- the panB gene encoding 3-methyl-2-oxobutanoate hydroxymethyltransferase: MSERQKITIRTLFSKAEKGEPISWLTCYDYPTAYFQDQAGIDMILVGDSLGMTMLGYDKTLPVTMEDMIRHTQAVRRGAAAAFLVGDMPYMSYQPSNESAIRNAGRFMAEADCDSIKLEGGGEMAHRIEAIVQAGIPAIGHLGLTPQSVSALGGYRVQGKGALQAKKIIEDAKTLENAGAFAILLEMVPDRVCKIITERAENCLILSLGSGPDAHGQLLIYHDMFGLYPKFKPKMAKVFGNAGEVILNGLTQYANEVGDKTFPQPEHWFTIKDEEYDELLDLLG; the protein is encoded by the coding sequence ATGTCTGAACGACAAAAAATTACCATTCGCACGCTATTCAGCAAAGCTGAAAAAGGCGAACCGATCTCCTGGCTGACCTGTTATGACTACCCCACCGCCTATTTCCAGGATCAGGCTGGGATTGATATGATTCTGGTCGGCGATAGCCTGGGGATGACGATGCTGGGATACGATAAAACCCTGCCCGTTACGATGGAGGATATGATCCGCCACACCCAGGCTGTGCGGCGCGGCGCGGCGGCCGCGTTTTTGGTGGGCGATATGCCCTATATGAGCTACCAACCCAGCAACGAGAGCGCCATCCGCAACGCCGGGCGTTTTATGGCCGAAGCCGATTGTGATTCGATCAAACTGGAAGGCGGTGGAGAAATGGCCCACCGGATTGAGGCCATCGTTCAGGCGGGCATTCCGGCGATTGGGCATCTGGGGCTAACTCCGCAGAGCGTCAGCGCGTTGGGGGGCTACCGCGTGCAGGGCAAAGGCGCGCTTCAGGCCAAGAAAATCATCGAGGATGCCAAAACCCTCGAAAATGCAGGCGCGTTCGCCATTCTCCTGGAAATGGTCCCCGACCGGGTTTGCAAAATCATCACCGAGCGTGCCGAAAACTGTCTCATCCTGAGCCTGGGGTCCGGCCCCGATGCCCACGGGCAACTGCTGATTTACCACGATATGTTTGGCCTGTATCCCAAATTCAAACCCAAGATGGCAAAAGTCTTCGGCAATGCCGGGGAAGTGATTCTCAATGGCCTGACGCAATATGCCAACGAAGTCGGCGACAAAACCTTCCCGCAGCCGGAGCATTGGTTCACGATCAAAGATGAAGAATATGATGAATTGCTTGATTTGCTGGGCTAG